In a genomic window of Phragmites australis chromosome 14, lpPhrAust1.1, whole genome shotgun sequence:
- the LOC133890673 gene encoding protein CYSTEINE-RICH TRANSMEMBRANE MODULE 13-like → MSYYGQQPPVGVPPQQGYPGKDGYPPTGYPPAGYPPPAQGYPPQGYPQQGYPPQYAQPPPQQQQSSGPSFMEGCLAALCCCCLLDACF, encoded by the exons atgagctACTACGGCCAGCAGCCGCCCGTCGGCGTCCCGCCGCAGCAAG GCTACCCGGGGAAGGACGGCTACCCGCCGACGGGGTACCCTCCGGCCGGATACCCCCCGCCGGCGCAGGGGTACCCGCCACAGGGGTACCCCCAGCAGGGCTACCCGCCGCAGTacgcgcagccgccgccccagcagcagcagagcagcgGGCCTTCCTTCATGGAGGGATG CTTGGCCgccctctgctgctgctgcctcctGGACGCCTGCTTCTGA